A single genomic interval of Candidatus Cloacimonadota bacterium harbors:
- a CDS encoding replication-associated recombination protein A, translating into MKEDLFAKIVKIDYKDTPLAYRVRPQSLTEFVGQKEILRKDSLLRKIIENDQLTSLVFWGPPGSGKTTLAKIIAKKTNAKFLSYSAVLSGIAEVRNAMREAEYNLVNKRKKTILFIDEIHRFNKAQQDAFLPFVEKGIIILIGATTENPSFEVIPPLLSRCKVIVLEKLTENNIYKIVSRSFDHPNADIMKYRKMFDEDILRYLSQFAGGDARVALNAIELIIKAFGKESKRLTTTKVKELLKKNSMFYDKKGEEHYNLISALHKSMRGSDVDAALYWLARMLESGEDPLYIARRLIRFASEDIGLADNQALEIAIAAKEAVHFVGMPEASNALAQAVIYLTSAPKSNSVYIAYNKAAKIAKNSGHLPVPLHIRNAPTKLMKELNYGKDYKYSHNYKSHYKYQKYFPDKMKGMKIFHPQEIGSEREIKKRIEWWEKLKKKNK; encoded by the coding sequence ATGAAAGAAGATTTATTTGCAAAAATTGTAAAAATAGACTATAAAGACACCCCTTTAGCCTATCGGGTGCGACCCCAATCTCTAACCGAATTTGTTGGCCAGAAGGAAATATTAAGAAAGGATTCTCTCCTGCGAAAAATTATAGAGAATGACCAACTCACCTCTTTAGTCTTCTGGGGACCACCCGGAAGTGGTAAAACTACTTTAGCAAAGATTATTGCAAAGAAAACGAATGCTAAATTCCTCTCTTATAGCGCTGTATTGTCTGGAATTGCTGAGGTTCGGAATGCAATGCGTGAGGCAGAATACAATCTTGTTAACAAACGCAAAAAAACCATTCTTTTTATTGACGAAATCCACCGCTTTAACAAAGCTCAGCAAGATGCATTTCTACCTTTTGTGGAAAAAGGCATAATAATTCTGATTGGCGCTACTACAGAAAATCCATCTTTTGAGGTCATACCACCTTTACTATCCCGCTGTAAGGTAATCGTCTTGGAAAAATTAACTGAAAACAACATCTATAAAATCGTGTCCAGAAGCTTTGACCATCCAAATGCCGATATAATGAAGTATAGAAAAATGTTTGATGAGGATATTTTAAGATATCTAAGCCAATTTGCTGGCGGAGATGCTAGAGTTGCTCTTAATGCAATAGAACTGATTATCAAGGCATTTGGCAAGGAAAGCAAAAGACTTACAACGACAAAGGTAAAAGAATTGCTCAAGAAAAACAGTATGTTTTACGATAAAAAAGGAGAGGAACATTACAATCTTATTTCCGCTCTGCATAAAAGTATGCGTGGTTCTGATGTTGATGCAGCTTTATACTGGCTGGCAAGAATGCTTGAGAGCGGTGAAGACCCACTTTACATCGCTCGTCGTCTCATTCGTTTTGCATCCGAAGATATAGGTCTTGCAGACAATCAGGCTTTAGAGATAGCAATCGCTGCAAAAGAGGCAGTTCATTTCGTCGGTATGCCGGAAGCTAGTAATGCACTTGCGCAAGCAGTTATCTATCTTACTTCCGCACCAAAAAGTAACTCCGTATATATCGCCTATAATAAAGCAGCAAAAATAGCAAAAAATAGCGGTCATCTCCCGGTTCCTTTGCATATTAGAAATGCTCCTACAAAGTTGATGAAGGAACTTAATTATGGCAAAGATTATAAATACTCACATAATTATAAAAGTCATTACAAATATCAAAAGTATTTTCCTGATAAAATGAAGGGAATGAAGATCTTCCATCCACAAGAAATCGGTTCTGAACGAGAAATAAAGAAGAGAATTGAGTGGTGGGAGAAGTTGAAGAAGAAAAATAAATAG